Proteins encoded by one window of Candidatus Nitrosocosmicus hydrocola:
- a CDS encoding alkaline phosphatase D family protein, with amino-acid sequence MDYVDDIAILNEDLISLELEISTVDAHNADSSDLHYVNILFSDSTRLYEPFNLKLYNEFGLSQIPVCIGTLPHRGKTKRFTLPVPPSLNRKLIDIAEVFIRKDGSDGWLAGSILLFANGHSIPLIGNSNVNQFLDNDNAVLMLRDWSTGSFCVAPATSARDPLPRSGYRVLGPVVGQVSDTSAVIIYRLDRAGYYRFRAFDTITNLQVHDETQKIEPTYRFNLTGLLPNRRYEFNLSYLRGGLEYLVPDGSGAFFTYPPEGSHGQFTFAFGSCVKSKKQIAQGSWTAIKALAESPSSSINPVRLFVHLGDTFYFYDHVTKDVPHNVESMHAAHVSMRRHLEFLDMAKVVPSCGIWDDHDFAGNDNDSKAINSDLRMQAVWTWLQYWGNQPISPKEIGKIGLTTRISYGLVDIYLLDSRFRRDKDRGIFFGNDIINKVLDTIDIRGAEDPRVVILGTGISWNHHAEDGEGYGQSIYDDERDRLYKELAIRMGRTINGLLFISGDTHINEIYHVDLGGGRMAPEFVSSPLTRNTGLRGPRDIRGERVASFSSKEKRGFATLTIDTSRYTRDNWTATMRYFQEATGDQYQSRSYTLSNGQFNPDPSLNIKL; translated from the coding sequence ATGGATTATGTTGACGATATAGCGATTCTGAATGAGGATCTTATATCACTTGAGCTTGAAATATCTACAGTAGATGCACATAATGCTGACTCCAGTGATCTTCATTATGTAAACATCTTGTTTTCTGATAGCACACGACTTTACGAGCCTTTTAATCTTAAACTCTATAATGAGTTTGGGTTATCTCAAATACCCGTCTGTATTGGAACTTTGCCTCACCGTGGAAAGACAAAGAGATTCACTCTCCCAGTGCCCCCATCACTTAACCGCAAACTAATAGATATTGCTGAGGTATTCATTCGCAAGGACGGCTCTGATGGATGGCTTGCTGGTAGCATACTCTTGTTTGCTAATGGCCACTCTATACCCTTAATTGGAAATAGTAATGTCAATCAATTTCTTGATAACGATAATGCTGTACTGATGCTTCGAGATTGGTCTACAGGGTCGTTCTGTGTTGCCCCTGCCACCAGTGCTCGAGATCCTCTGCCACGATCTGGGTACCGGGTCTTGGGTCCTGTTGTGGGCCAAGTTTCAGACACATCTGCAGTTATAATTTATCGGTTGGATCGAGCTGGATACTATCGCTTCCGAGCATTTGATACTATCACCAATCTCCAGGTACATGATGAAACTCAAAAGATAGAGCCTACTTATCGATTCAATCTAACTGGTCTTTTACCGAATCGACGTTATGAATTTAACCTCAGTTATTTGCGAGGTGGTCTCGAATATTTAGTGCCTGATGGATCGGGAGCATTTTTTACATATCCTCCTGAAGGGTCTCATGGGCAATTTACCTTTGCATTTGGTTCTTGTGTCAAATCTAAAAAGCAGATAGCACAGGGATCATGGACAGCAATTAAAGCGCTAGCGGAATCACCATCAAGTTCTATCAACCCTGTTCGTCTATTCGTTCATCTAGGTGATACGTTCTATTTTTATGATCATGTAACAAAAGATGTACCTCACAATGTAGAATCAATGCATGCTGCTCATGTCTCAATGCGACGCCATTTGGAATTCCTCGATATGGCTAAGGTGGTACCATCATGTGGGATCTGGGACGACCATGATTTTGCTGGAAACGACAACGATAGTAAAGCCATTAACAGCGATTTAAGGATGCAGGCTGTATGGACTTGGCTACAGTACTGGGGAAATCAACCTATCTCACCTAAGGAAATTGGTAAAATAGGATTAACCACCAGGATTTCTTATGGCCTAGTTGATATTTATTTACTTGATAGTCGATTCAGGCGTGATAAAGACCGTGGAATATTTTTTGGTAATGACATTATTAACAAAGTACTTGATACAATCGATATACGTGGTGCCGAAGATCCTCGAGTTGTAATACTAGGTACTGGTATCAGCTGGAATCATCATGCAGAGGATGGAGAGGGTTATGGTCAAAGTATATACGATGATGAGCGAGACAGACTATATAAAGAATTGGCAATTCGAATGGGTAGGACCATCAATGGTCTTCTGTTTATATCAGGTGATACTCACATCAATGAAATCTATCATGTTGATCTGGGAGGTGGTCGTATGGCCCCCGAATTTGTTTCGTCACCGCTTACCCGTAATACTGGCCTGCGAGGTCCTCGTGACATTCGTGGGGAGCGCGTTGCTAGTTTCTCTTCAAAGGAGAAACGAGGTTTTGCTACCTTGACTATTGATACCTCAAGATATACTAGAGATAACTGGACAGCGACCATGCGTTATTTTCAGGAGGCTACGGGGGACCAGTATCAGAGTCGTTCATATACTCTCTCGAACGGTCAATTCAATCCTGACCCTTCTCTAAATATTAAACTATAA
- a CDS encoding thrombospondin type 3 repeat-containing protein → MVFVPLSALLIMIIPVTILPIEPNTLSTKVVLATSDNADGEGEVNADTKGGETDEDQQEDNQNSNNQESSSPQLSPGSNTNLNLRQSPGNEDGILESDGEDTDRVVTRPPVSDDIVVVHDEDSDGIIDTEDNCRFTNPDQKDSDGDGLGDACDPDQVDADNDGVPESNDNCFAIPNPDQKDSDGDGLGDACDSDFTDSDNDGAVDTKDNCDVKFNPDQKDSDGDGLGDVCDALNAGVETYIPGPFGRETPSASENSGFVEQQQPPSSSSPVSSSSSTSSDTLNDIATASSSNTESSSTSTDTKTGIVQETLPTNMVTQKKPDTFYTGRDKGPIDVPLADPVLVPGPNEERAGEDEDDKEECVVDYCDLPLPISNDEICRNGKDDNLNGRIDEDPYCTEVLGESKPRPSNDDVLTPETSKGPSPFGSPPK, encoded by the coding sequence ATGGTGTTTGTACCATTATCAGCTTTGCTAATTATGATTATACCAGTTACTATACTACCGATTGAACCGAATACTCTATCTACAAAGGTTGTACTAGCAACTTCAGATAATGCAGATGGAGAAGGGGAAGTAAATGCAGACACTAAAGGTGGAGAAACAGATGAAGATCAGCAAGAAGATAATCAAAATTCTAACAATCAAGAGTCCTCATCACCACAATTATCCCCAGGTTCTAACACTAACCTTAATTTAAGACAATCTCCAGGAAACGAAGATGGAATACTAGAGTCCGATGGAGAAGACACCGATAGAGTTGTAACACGACCGCCGGTTTCAGATGATATCGTAGTTGTCCATGATGAGGATTCTGATGGGATTATTGATACAGAAGATAATTGTCGCTTTACAAATCCAGATCAAAAAGATAGTGATGGGGATGGCTTGGGAGATGCCTGCGATCCAGATCAAGTTGATGCTGACAATGATGGTGTACCAGAGTCAAATGATAATTGCTTTGCCATACCTAATCCAGATCAAAAAGATAGTGATGGGGATGGCTTGGGAGATGCCTGCGACTCGGACTTTACCGATTCGGATAATGATGGAGCAGTAGACACAAAAGACAATTGTGACGTTAAATTCAATCCAGATCAAAAAGATAGTGATGGGGATGGCTTGGGAGATGTTTGTGATGCTTTAAACGCTGGTGTTGAGACATACATTCCCGGTCCTTTTGGTCGTGAAACTCCATCTGCTTCTGAAAATAGTGGTTTTGTAGAACAACAACAACCGCCTTCTTCGTCATCGCCGGTGTCATCTTCATCATCTACCTCATCTGACACTTTGAACGATATTGCAACGGCATCATCTTCCAATACTGAATCCTCATCGACTTCTACAGATACTAAAACAGGGATAGTTCAGGAGACCTTACCTACAAATATGGTTACACAAAAGAAACCTGACACCTTCTATACAGGACGTGACAAGGGGCCCATTGACGTTCCACTTGCTGATCCTGTGCTCGTACCAGGACCAAACGAAGAGAGAGCTGGTGAAGACGAAGATGATAAGGAAGAATGTGTTGTTGATTACTGTGATTTACCTCTTCCAATATCCAATGATGAAATTTGTAGAAACGGAAAAGATGATAATCTTAATGGAAGGATAGATGAAGATCCCTATTGTACCGAAGTTCTAGGAGAGTCTAAACCACGTCCTTCTAATGACGATGTATTAACACCGGAAACATCAAAGGGACCTTCCCCCTTTGGATCTCCTCCAAAATGA
- a CDS encoding hydrogenase maturation nickel metallochaperone HypA → MVYCKHCGKEFDSGEIIYCPSCGKSQLQSVTQTVVVTQNKNPGTAVLIALIGGFFGFQGIGHMYIGKTGKGIGLLILGWALAITMVISIIGGVIPLFIILGIVIFAYWIWQAYDVNKSAKYYNEFLMQNGKGPW, encoded by the coding sequence ATGGTATATTGCAAGCACTGCGGCAAAGAATTCGACTCTGGGGAAATCATATATTGTCCTTCATGTGGAAAATCCCAACTTCAATCAGTTACTCAAACTGTTGTTGTAACTCAGAATAAAAACCCTGGTACTGCAGTTTTAATCGCACTAATAGGAGGCTTTTTTGGATTCCAAGGGATTGGACATATGTATATAGGTAAAACCGGCAAAGGAATAGGATTATTGATACTAGGTTGGGCACTTGCCATTACTATGGTTATCTCTATAATTGGAGGAGTAATTCCATTGTTTATTATACTAGGTATCGTGATCTTTGCATATTGGATTTGGCAAGCGTATGATGTAAACAAATCAGCCAAATATTACAATGAATTTCTTATGCAAAATGGCAAGGGTCCGTGGTAA